Part of the Cydia pomonella isolate Wapato2018A chromosome 8, ilCydPomo1, whole genome shotgun sequence genome is shown below.
GTACGCAAGCTGGTCACTATCGCCATCGCGCAAGCACAGGTTATTcttaaaaacattaatttatattttcatatatgTAAAGTAGGACACACGTAGGATGTTAGCGCTGACGAGCGCTCTCAGGATATATCGTTGAGCGCGGCATGAAGGGATAGGTGGCCGGCGCCAGAGGAGCGGGCGAGTCCGTGGTAGCTGAGGCGGTCTACGGGGCTCCGCAAGAGGCTCAGCTGTGCCCACACACATATCGTGCCGGTGTTGGGTGAAAGATAAGCGTGTAGCCATTGTCCAGACTTTGGAGATGCTTTACCaatttataacaatataatgtttatattttcGATCTTGCCATTTGATAACTGATTCGATTTagatttacatttattattgtaattcaaaatcttttttcattattattttagaaacgAGTACGGATTAAAGGGCTCGGATTCATCGAATTATCATATGAATCTTACGTTACGGTAAATACCAAAAAGaaataattgttttactttAGTTTAATTCTGCATACGTACATTACATAATCGTTGGTTTTATCTTGTTTCAGATTGTTAAGTCATCATACTCTCTATTTTCAGTAATATACtaaaaattacctacttaaaaatacaACCGTTCAACTACAGGAGTTCGTTCAACTTTTGGAGCCAGTAACTTGCATAGTCGTTCTCATCCAACGGCAAACAATTTACAACacacaatttaatttatgttatgtttatttactAGCTATAAAGTAGAATTATGAGTAgcgaaaatattaaaataagtgGATTCTAATAAAAaccttcataaaaaaaattaaagaataaaattttaatttagaaatatGCATAACTCCGATACAATATAAACTAAACTGTACAATTTACGGTATTAACTGATTGCTGACTACCAAACTATACTTATTACGTAAAGTATCCCCATTCATTATCGCAATCTCGTTTGCAATTATAGAAAATTCACCGTTTCTATCCTTATTAAGTAACGTTTACTTTATCATCGTCAATTACTCCCCTGTATAATGAACATTCAACGATGACTGTTATAATCATTAATTAGACTATTACGATCGCGGAGCCCACCACCTGATGGCAATTAATCGCTATTATGACTATTATATCACCATAACCCTTGCCACTGAAATCTCGGAAGTTCTacaattaaatgtcaatttagCAATTAAGCCAAATAATCTCCGGAATTAAACTAACCTTTAATTATGACGCAAATCTCAACCAAACCTTCAATTTACAACTTACCGTCCTACCTAACGCGAAGATGGAGTCCCGAGAATATCGGAAAAATAAAACTACGGAATTATTCCATAATCTGGACAAAGTTATCTACGTTTTCAGCGGCATGAACTTCTGGGTAGACGATAACAATGTACCGAAGCTAGTTTTCAATGCGTATAAGAGAATTTCAAAAGTTATAAATGTAGCAATAGTTCTGTTCCTGATGGCAGAGATAGGGTCATTCTTCACTCAAAACAATCTAACGGAAAAACAGAAAGCTGACCGCGTTATGATGACGTTTTCACACATTATTCTGTATTATTTCACACACTCTCTGATCCATCGTAAGGAAACTGTAACGGAGATATTGTATACATTAGCTGTATCTTTGAAGAAGGATTTCAACGATGAGGAGACGGAGAGACTTATGCTGAAACGTACTAAAATCTACATGTGTGTGTTTGTGGCTCTTTGCTGTATTTCGTTCGTATTTTACGGTGTAGAAGGATTAGCTCGGGTATTGTTTTCAGGTAAGGCAATATATACTATATAActccttttttatttatttagcccGTTATAGTGTcgcactgctgggcaaaggcttaTCCCCGTGATCTCCACAGCTCCCGTTGTTGTGCTACTTAAGGCCAGTTAGTGATGAAAGTGTCTAGGTCtagttcgtcccgccatctccgtctgggcctgccaAGTCCTCGCTTAACTTggggcatccacttggtggttATACTAGCCCACCTATCcggatgcatgcggcagacgtcAGACGTcccgcccagtcccacttcagcCACTTCACTCGGTCTTCGCCCCTACGTCAGCTATGCGTGTTTTGCAGACCAATGTAGAGTTTCGGATGCGATCCGTCCTTGTGACACCTAGaatgctgcgctccattgctcgctggcaaacCTTCAATTTGGACTTCTGACTCTCGGTGAGCGACCATGTTTGGGTACCGTAGGTTAGGACAGGCAGAATACACATGTCAACGAGTTTACGCTTTAGTGACATTGGAAAGTCGCCCTTCAGCGGCCatcagaaatttgccgccccGTTTATGATCAACGTTAATTAATAGATAAGAAAAAGTTAagtaaaaatggtaaaatacaacaaataagtTCAAAAACTAAACTTCGACTGCTGAAAATCGGGctcaaaaattatgaaaaaagaaaaaatctcatctgaaataatcacatagaaaatagtttatatttatcatcttttagataaagaaatataacaaaacataatttacctaataaattttgtatacaaCGTGGGAACaagtaacccgacagattttaacctcgcattcctgaggtcatatataaggagcaaaaaatgttgcaTGACTTATggtcaaatttggcaaaaaaagtGTGGGTACgggtttataatttaaaaggtTGGGGGAGGaggatttactattaaaaatcctgaaatacgtatctgggaccaccttttatacaatctgctttttttactgattccacatacaaacttcaacctcTTTTTCTCCCTAACGACCTTTTCttcccccttttcacccttacggggTCATTTTCCGGttaaaaactatctacataccaaatttcaattaattcggttcagcggttattgattccccgtACAAAATTCCGCCCCCCTTTTCTCTTCATAAGTGGCAAAAAATTTCAAGtgtttgattttttgttttgtttgtgtactaatactatcctacataccaaattacagcttcctaggactttaggaagtaccctaagggttgtaatgatcatcagtgagtgagtaaGTGAGTCGGAGACGAAAACgggatttttttagatatgaatcttcttcttttcgtgtcgaggttccttttttagggttccgtagccaaatggcaaaaaacgaaacccttatagattcgtcatgtccgtctgtctgtccgattctgtcacagccacttttttccgaaactataaaagctatactgttcaaacttggtaagtagatgtattctatgaaccgcattatgatgtttacacaaaaatagaaaagaaacaataaattttgggggttccccatacttagaactgaaactcaaaaaatcttttttcatcaaacccatacgtgtggggtatctatggataggtctttaaaaatgatattgaggtttctaatatcatttttttctaaactgaatagtttgcgcgagagacacttccaaagtggtaaaaagtgtgtccccccccccccccgtaacttctaaaagaacagaatgaaaaatctaataaaaatatatgatatacattgccatgcaaacttccaccgaaaattggttcgaacaagatctagtaagtagtttttttttaatacgtcataaaaattaaaaaaaaaattttttttcatcaaacccatacgtgtggggtatctaaggataggtcttcaaaaatgatatttaggtttctaatatcatttttttctaaattgaatagtttgcgcgagagacacttccaaagtgaaaaaaagtgtgtgtcccccccccctgtaacttctaaaataacggaatgaaaaatctaaaaaaaatatatgatatacattaccatgcaaacttccaacgaaaattggtttgaaccagatctagtaagtagtttttttaatacgtcataaatggtacggaacccttcatgggcgagtccgactcgcacttggccgcttttttatacgatggacgcccaataggcagcggtgttgacagccctggctGTCGCGTCTCTCAGATCCAGCTCCGAGCAGTGATGCGGGCATGTGGGGCACGCTAGTAGATGTGCCTTGGTTTGCGTTGCTGTGTCgcaggtacggtcacgtctgaaaatatcgatacagacaAAGTGTGAAAAACATGTATactctaatttaatttatgggCAATatggtcgtgtatacatatttctggcacctttttgtatcgatattttcagacatggcTGTACATTGAGTCGAGGGGCTACGGAGCAGTCCCCATTTAGATAACCCCAAGATATGAattaaatctaaagtatgagagctatgcaattaattttttatgcttaataagtccactattgacattatatcctgAAAATTTCGTTGATCTGGTATAATTCAAACCCAaattatgagggttcaaaaaacgacgaagcgcttcgagaaaaggcaTGTAGTACCCTTGCGTTCCTTTTCAcaagaattgccattatctgTATAAGCATAGGAAGTACTGTATGCATAACAAGACCGAtattagaaaactttgtatgagattttagtctctaaatgctaCGCTAAATGCGGTTAAGaatacctttaaaatctgtcatgTTGCTCGTTCCCAcggtgtaggtatatttaatattcacaaatatatttaaaggaCAGCCGTGGTCGTATGCTACGGTCATAAGCTTTAAAGCAGTAGTTCTTAACCTTTTCAGTTCTGCCACGCCTATGACTAACTAGcgaacccgattttacccctcctcccaataattatcaatattctttcttacaggtctcatttttgttatattttgtcCCCGTGAAATTCCATACGTTTTACTCGTATAGCGCTATTTTCAGTAGGTAGTctggttttagtttttgaacttattttttatttaattcttttttGGGTTATCATTTTttgattcattatttaaattaattttaagtacattatttttgtgcgaGGGCGCCTTTAGTACAGCAGCGCATGTAAAGCGCCCAATACCTACGTCAGGTTGCTTTTAACATAATTGTGACacatactattacttattctgtgatcGTGTTTCGATCGCGTGCAGCGCGCCAAGTTCATCGGGCTACGCCCGACTATTTTGGCATGAAGGCGCTGAGGGCGCCGGACATCCGAACGCGCGCGGCGCGCCACATACGCCGAGCTATGTCcgactttttagtatgaaggCGCCGACGGCACCCGGCAAAGGGTGCTGTGTTCAATTTAATGTGACGTCATTTAACGGACAATCGTGTAAGCTCGGCGGTGGCTCTGAACGCTGCACTCCGGCAGCGATGGCCCGCCCCTgggctataactgcgaaaatcgaagttcgtcagttgcgggcatttttctctgtcactctaattacgtcttggtgagagtaaaagagaaagatccatGCAATTCATGAATTTgggttttcacggtaggccccctgcaTCGCCGCCTCGCCTCGCGCCGTTGGCTCCCGCGGTGCATTTTGGCGCGTTAGTGGCGCGATTTGAAAAAttttgatttcttaattttatatttttaaatgccgtgtttgccgccccctctcatgtgccgcccggggccatggcccccctagccccccatccccccccctcgctacgccaCTGTCGCCATTCATTAGTTCTTTTATGGACCAGCATAGCTCTTCCAGGCATTTTGAACACGGCGCTCCACGTCCTTATCTTGTCTGTCGCTGATAGAGACTATAACTGGCGCAAGTATATAtaatcatattcatattcctttattgatgaaattacaaattttacatgtcatgtgTTTTACAACATATAATTAGGTCGATGAcaatttaagtacaattaagataacaataatcaaattcaattacagtgaaataaaacaatataaaaataatcaaaacaattcaaatatccaataaatttaattaaatcattattataattctgacatgtcataagtatcaaatcaaataatatgaaatataacaatataaaatagtaataatcaac
Proteins encoded:
- the LOC133520861 gene encoding uncharacterized protein LOC133520861, coding for MESREYRKNKTTELFHNLDKVIYVFSGMNFWVDDNNVPKLVFNAYKRISKVINVAIVLFLMAEIGSFFTQNNLTEKQKADRVMMTFSHIILYYFTHSLIHRKETVTEILYTLAVSLKKDFNDEETERLMLKRTKIYMCVFVALCCISFVFYGVEGLARVLFSGKAIYTI